In Flavobacterium piscisymbiosum, the sequence TTTTTGACAACAATGTCCATGATAAAACCTGACCTACTCCAGGAACAGATTTAATCAATTTCTGTTTCTGATTAAGGCTCTCTTGGTTTTGGATTATATTTTCAATATCATTTTCTATTATCTTAATTTGGACGTCAATATCTCTAAGAAGCTTAATATTTAAGTCTTTTAGGTGTTTATCTAAGCCAATACTTTTCATGAGTTTGTAATCATGCTGCTGTACTATTAGCTGCTTTTTAATCTTTATTCTTGAAGCTCTTTCGGTTAATAGTATTTTTATCTTTTTAATCGAACAAGAACATGGCTTCCATTCTCTGCTTTCCTGATGATTTTTTTCGATGAAATTACAAATGCGAAGAGCATCAATTTTATCATTTTTACCTCTAACAAGTCCTATACTTTTTTTGATATGTAAAGCTGATATTACATAAACTTTAAAATCAAATTTTTCAAGCACTTCAAACAGATTCCAATTATATCTGCCTGTATTTTCCATAGCTATAATTACCTTTTCTTCCGAGTAGCTTTTGAAGAAACGTTTAATAACAGGTACTTTATTTTCAATGGAAAAGTAGCTTACTGTCTCATTTTTAATACAGATATCCAAAGTCTTACTGCTGATATCAATGCCGATAATAATGTTTTTCATAACTTTGCTTTTACGATTCAACAAATGATTTGAGAAATTCATCATAAGCTCAACTCCTTGATAACGGGTCTCTAGCCCAAATTTCTATCTGAGTCTTTGATGAAAGGGAAGCGAAAGTCTTAATCAAGATATGAGTCACAAACTCAGAGGAACGAATAGTTTACTTTTGCTTCCTTTCTCAATCATAAATTTAATTAAATTTCAAAAAGCAAATCTAAAGGAGGTACGAAGGATCACACAAGAAATTCCGCATGCAAAATCGTCAATCTTTGTCGAGCTTCTTTTGCGATCCTTCGTGCCTTAGGATGATAAGATTACGTAAATTATGAGTAAAATAAAAAATCCGTTTTCATCCGCGTTTTCGCGAAGCGAATCCGTAACATCCGCGTGCCATATTCCATTCTAAGAATAACAAGATTATGACAATAAAAAAAGGTTTGATGAAATTAATCATCAAACCTTTTTTGTTTCAAAAGACCTGAGAGGTTTCAAAACCTCTCAGGTCTAATATTTAAACTACTAACTTAAACAGAAACCGATTCTTCATTCTTCAATAAAGACAAATGTATTGTAACTCCTGAATGACTTTTTTCTTCAGATAAAACACTTTCAAAAACTTCCTCAGCTTCCGCTTTTTTATCCAAACCTAAAAGCCCTAATCCCTGCATATATAAACAGTGAATTTTATTTCGTTTGTCTAAATCATCTTCCCAAATCATAAGATCAGGAAGTGAAACTGCAAAATAGTCAATTGTAACATGATCGTTGAGGTGTTTTTTAGCGTAAGCGACTAACTTCTCAAAACGTTTATCAGCTTCAGATTGCTGGTTTAATTTTAAGAAAGCCAAGCCCTGATAGAAAATTTTATCCGGTTGCTGATCGTTATAGAAAATCGCTGCCGTTGGTTCATCTAATCCCTGCGTTGCTTTGTTCCACCAGTTTTTAGCTTGTTCAGGATTGTTTTTCTTTTCGAAAGCAACACCCAACCAATAATGAATATCATTTTCCTGAGCGCCAGGTAATTTTCCTTCACCTAAATTATCAGGATACGTTTGTGCTTGTTCCAAAAGTTCTATGGCTTTATCGTAATTTCCTTCTGAAATTTGCTGTTTAGCAATTTCGGTTAAAGAAACAAGATATTGTCCACTTACTTTTCCTTCGCCGCCTTCCCACGGATGGAAAATTCGGTTTTGTAATAAAGTTAGCGCTTTGTCGTGTTTTCCTAAAAGATTGTATAAAGCCACTCTTTCTAAGTAAACATCATCACGCTGAATTACCAATTCTAAATGTTTTTCTAAGAAAGCCAATCTGAAAACTAAATCTCTGTTCAGACGTTTGTACAATTGATCCAGTTCCATTAAAATTCTGGAATCTGTCAAGTCTAACGAAAATGCTTTTTCTAAACTAGAAAGCGCTTTTTGTTCATCTTCTAATTTATTATAATACGCCAAAGCCAAATTACGATGCACAGTTGGGAAACGATCATCGATCGCAACAGATTGTTCCCAGCAAGAAATAGCATCATCATAATATTTAGAAGCGTACCAAAAGTTTCCTAAATAATACAACGCTTTTGCATCATTAGTTTGTTTTTTAATTACATTTTGAAGTACTAAAGCAGCTTCAATCTGATTTGGGAAACAATAGTCCGGTTTTGCCTGAGAAGCCATTTTGAAGCATTCTTCGGCTTGACCGAAATCATTTAATTTTTCATAGAAAGAACCCGCATAATACCACGCAATTGGGTATGTTTCTTCGTCTTTTAAACCTTCAGATAATAAATTTGCAGCTTCATTATATAAACCTGCTGCAGCATAATCTAAAGCATATTCTATATACGTATGAATGTTATTTCTAATCAACAAATTGAAATACGCAAGGTCTTTTTTGTCATTACTTAAAAGGTATTTCTCGTAAAGCAATCCAAAATTGAAACAATCATTTTCTAAATAAGTATTCGCCAATTGAAGCGCTTTTTCTTGTTGGTTTAACTTTCTAAGAAAAGCCACTTGCAGATGCAGCGCTTTATGATCTTCGGTATTTTTAGAAATTGCTTTTTTAATGTGTGCCAATGCCAATTCAAAATCGCCATTTAAAGCATCCAATTGCGCCACATAAAAATAGCCCTGATTTTGCCAGGCCGCATTCCATGTTGATTTGTAGAAAGCATCGTAAGCTTCTTTGTTTTTATTTTGATATTTCAGACACAATCCCAGATTGAAATAAGCTTCTCCTTCATACGGATTTGGATTTCGTTGTGTCAATGTTTTAATAGCTGCTCTAAAATAAGGTTCTGCTTCTGCGAATTTTGCTCTACGCATCAACCATAATCCCATCGCATTGTTAGAACGAATATCGCCTGAATCGCGTTTTATCGCTTCTTTATAATACGGAATCGGACTGTAAGTCGCGTGTCTGTATTGTTCTAAATGTTGTGCAGTTAAAAACAATTGTTCATTATTCTCAATATCTTCAGGAGCAAGGGCAGGTTTTGCAGCTTCAGGAATTTCGTCTTCATTTTGTCCTTCATAAATCCAATCAACCAAAATTTTATCATCAGCATCCGTTACAGAAATCGATAATCCTTCTAAAGACGTATTTTCAAAATCAATCGTTTCTTCGAATGAATTGTACGGCGAAGCATCATATTGTTTTTGGAATAAAACTGTATCATTATTCTTTAAAGTAACTGTAGTATTCGGATAAACGCCCGTTGTGTAGGCTTTAATCACCAATTTATTGTCGATACTTTCGAGATTAACCATCGCATTTTTAGTCGCGTTTTTTACGATTCCTAAATCACGATACGGCATAAAATACTGTGTAAAATCTTTTTGTTCACCCGGCATAATCCAGGTAAAATCAGGCTGATTATCCGTGTAAACGCCACACATCAATTCGATATACGGACCATCTTCATCGGTAAGATTACGATCCCAGGCACGGCCAAAATCGCCGTGACCCCAAGTCCATTGTTTTTTTCCCGGAGAAACATGATGATTGGCGACGTGCAATAATCCGCCTTTCGAATCATTTTCATATCCGCCCACAAAATTATATTTGGATGCAATCGCCATATATGACGTTGGAACTGGAATATTTTTATAACGCGAAATATCTGTTCCCGGCGAATAATCGACTTTATAATACGTTCCTTTCGAAATCGGGAAAGAAGATACATCACGTTTACCATGATCAAAAACAGCATTCACATCCGGCGGAAAAACTGATTGATAATCATCGTTTACCTTAACAGCAGGATTGGCCCACCATAAAAAAGTTTGAGGAAACGAAGTTCTATTGTACAATTGCGCTTTAATTTCCAGATACGCTTTGTCTGGATACAATCGGAAACCCGCCATACCTTTGGTTCTAAACATACGCTCGACTTCGCTGCACCAAACTGTTGCACTTCCGTCTTCGTGTTCTTCGATCGTAAAATCAACAGGATCAAAAGTCGTTGGTCTGTGGTGCTGCGGCCAGTTAAATTCGATTCCGCCAGAAATCCACGGACCTGTAAGTCCTACTAATGCTGGTTTTACAACCTGATTGTAATATACAAAATGACGTTCTTTGGTTTTATCATACGCCATATGAACGCGCCCGCCAAGTTCAGGCAGGATCATTATTTTAACAAA encodes:
- a CDS encoding IS110 family transposase, whose translation is MKNIIIGIDISSKTLDICIKNETVSYFSIENKVPVIKRFFKSYSEEKVIIAMENTGRYNWNLFEVLEKFDFKVYVISALHIKKSIGLVRGKNDKIDALRICNFIEKNHQESREWKPCSCSIKKIKILLTERASRIKIKKQLIVQQHDYKLMKSIGLDKHLKDLNIKLLRDIDVQIKIIENDIENIIQNQESLNQKQKLIKSVPGVGQVLSWTLLSKTEGFTTITDPRKMACYSGVVPFDFQSGTSLKRRPGVSMLADKNLKTILHLAAMSAVRSDNDLKTYYIRKVDEGKNKMSVLNAVRNKIIHRVFAVIKNQIPYQKDLVLS
- a CDS encoding DUF5107 domain-containing protein, which produces MQKVNVWKEKIILPTYEVGKPEKNPVFIEKRVYQGSNGSVYPYPVIEKIADEKIDKEYQAVYLENEFVKIMILPELGGRVHMAYDKTKERHFVYYNQVVKPALVGLTGPWISGGIEFNWPQHHRPTTFDPVDFTIEEHEDGSATVWCSEVERMFRTKGMAGFRLYPDKAYLEIKAQLYNRTSFPQTFLWWANPAVKVNDDYQSVFPPDVNAVFDHGKRDVSSFPISKGTYYKVDYSPGTDISRYKNIPVPTSYMAIASKYNFVGGYENDSKGGLLHVANHHVSPGKKQWTWGHGDFGRAWDRNLTDEDGPYIELMCGVYTDNQPDFTWIMPGEQKDFTQYFMPYRDLGIVKNATKNAMVNLESIDNKLVIKAYTTGVYPNTTVTLKNNDTVLFQKQYDASPYNSFEETIDFENTSLEGLSISVTDADDKILVDWIYEGQNEDEIPEAAKPALAPEDIENNEQLFLTAQHLEQYRHATYSPIPYYKEAIKRDSGDIRSNNAMGLWLMRRAKFAEAEPYFRAAIKTLTQRNPNPYEGEAYFNLGLCLKYQNKNKEAYDAFYKSTWNAAWQNQGYFYVAQLDALNGDFELALAHIKKAISKNTEDHKALHLQVAFLRKLNQQEKALQLANTYLENDCFNFGLLYEKYLLSNDKKDLAYFNLLIRNNIHTYIEYALDYAAAGLYNEAANLLSEGLKDEETYPIAWYYAGSFYEKLNDFGQAEECFKMASQAKPDYCFPNQIEAALVLQNVIKKQTNDAKALYYLGNFWYASKYYDDAISCWEQSVAIDDRFPTVHRNLALAYYNKLEDEQKALSSLEKAFSLDLTDSRILMELDQLYKRLNRDLVFRLAFLEKHLELVIQRDDVYLERVALYNLLGKHDKALTLLQNRIFHPWEGGEGKVSGQYLVSLTEIAKQQISEGNYDKAIELLEQAQTYPDNLGEGKLPGAQENDIHYWLGVAFEKKNNPEQAKNWWNKATQGLDEPTAAIFYNDQQPDKIFYQGLAFLKLNQQSEADKRFEKLVAYAKKHLNDHVTIDYFAVSLPDLMIWEDDLDKRNKIHCLYMQGLGLLGLDKKAEAEEVFESVLSEEKSHSGVTIHLSLLKNEESVSV